Below is a window of Veillonella rodentium DNA.
TTAATAGCATATTCCATTGCCTCTTCTACCTCTGGATGGAAGATATTAAGGCCATGACCCATGTCTACAGCAAGGTCGATTGGGCCAAGGAATACACCGCCAATCCCTTCTACACTGGCAATAGCATCAAGGTTTTCAATACCTTTGCGACTTTCAATTTGTGGCAAAATACACATTTCATCATTGATACGCTCTAGGTAGTCTGTAATACGTCCATAACGACCTGCACGAACAGCACCAGCACCCATACCGCGATTACCGCGTGGAGCATAAGAAGCCCAGTACATAATTTGTTCTACTTCTTCACCACTTTCCACCTTAGGAATAATAATATTATGAATACCAGAATCAAGATATTGTTTCAAAACACCTGTACCGGCCTCAGGAATACGAACTACAGGTGTCATATTATACGCTTCAATTGTTCGTGCAATTTCCACGATAGAGCGAATATCGTGCGCACCATGTTCACCATCCACAAACAACCAATCATAATCAGTAGTTGCTAAGATTTCTGCTACTTCCGCAGAGGGGATCTCTTGAGCAACACCATATTGCAATTTACCCGCTTCGATATTACGTTTAAATTGATTATGTAAAAAATCTTTTGTCATTGCCATGATAAGCCTCCTATCTATATTATTTAATAAAATCTGTAGGGAATAGTTCTTTTTTAACAACTCGTTCTTTCATAGGAATATCTGTATAGCCTAATATCATAGATCCGATAGGCATATGGCCTTCCGGTACGCCAAGTTTACGAGCCAGTTCCTGGTTATCCCGTAATGCTACAACCGTTGTATTCATGGCACAAGACCCAAGTCCGATACTCGTCGCAGCAAGCTGCATATTTTGAATTAAGCTACCCAAGGTCCAATATAAATTCCCTTTGCACATCTCTGCCGTATAAGGCGTATTCGGAATACCTTCTGTCCGTTCAATAGCGGATACGAGAATCCACACAGGCGCCTTGTACATATACATAGGATTATTCTGTTGATTAAAGCGTTCTCCGTTCACCTGTGCCTCCGCCAAAAGTTCCGGGTTTGTAATCACATGTAAACGCATATCATGTATACCTAGATGAGGCGCCAAATAGGCAGCATCCAGAATAGTATTGATTTCATCATCACTTGGTATTTCATCTTTAAAACGACGGAAACTAGCACGTTTTTTCATAGTTTCAAATAATTCCATAAGACCTCCTCTGAAAATATAGGTTTTTCTACATTTATAAGTCAATGTTTTATATAGAATATATAAAGGAATATAGTAAATTAAGTTATTAAGAGTTTTATAGGTAAAATTACTATATTATGAGGATTAGTAATTTAAGTTATTAAGCGGTTTATAGGCAAAGTTACTATATTATGGGGACTAGTAATTTAAGTTATTAAGGGGTTATAAGTTAAATTTCTATATTATAGTAAGGATTTAATGCACTCTTCCATCTCAGCCGGTTCAGCCATCGGTTCAAAACGTGCTACTACATTGCCTTTGCGGTCTACGACGAATTTAGTAAAGTTCCATTTCACTTGATCATCTTTTAAGTAATTAGGGTCGATGGAATTCAAGTGACCAGTTAGCATATCTGTTAATTCACTAGCTGGGAACCCTTTAAAGCCCTGTTCTTTAGTCAAGTATTTAAACAAGTCAATTACATTTTCACCGCGTACATCCGCTTTTGCCATTACAGGGAATGTAACACCAAAGTTCAATTTACAGAAGGACTGTACTTCTTCATTGGAACCTGGTTCCTGTTCGCCAAATTGATTAGATGGTACCGCAATAATTTCAAGACCTTTATCTTTATATTGTTTATAAAGGGCTTCCAATCCATCATATTGCGGTGTAAAACCGCATTTACTAGCTGTATTTACGATGACAAGTACTTTACCTTCAAAATCTTTTAAACTTTGTTCTTGTCCATTTTTGTTGATAAGGGAATAATTATATACACTCATGATAGCCTCCTAATAAACAGTAGTTGATACTGTTACATATTGATTGTTACATATATTGTCAGATATGTAGAAATAAAATTTTAGATATTTATGAAAGTTGAGCCTCAAAAATTGAGGTTTAGTAAGATTTAGATTTAGTAAGATTGAAGATTAAAATCCAATTACATTTGTTTTACTAAGTAATTTTGGTAGCCAATACGTTCAATCAATTCACATTGTTGTTCCATCCAGTAAAGATCTTCCTCTTCATCTAAGTAGTATTCTTTCAATAATTCATAGCTAGCAATATCAAAGTTTTCAGGCTTTACACATTGACCAAGCATTGCTACACCTTCAGATTGAGCTTTGATTTCTACTGCCAAGTAATCTTTAAATTCTTCACATACTGGCACAGCTTCCTGTGCATTTTGCTCTACCTTACCGCCAAGGTCGATGATACGATTAATAAATTTAGCTGCGAAATCGCGTTCTTCCTTTGCATGTTCTTGATACTTTTCACCAAGTTTACTAAAACCTTGTGCTACAAAGATGTGACTGTGGATCTCATGGTTGAAAGCACCTGCATGTAAAGCGTCTACTAATTGTTGTAAGTTTTTAATAATTTCTTGTTTGTTCATGATAAATCTCCTTATACTTGTTATTGTTTATTATTCAAATATTTTTCGTAATTTCTAAGGTGTTGTTACCTTATGGCTATACTATATCTAAAATTATAACCTCTAACAATTACTAAGAAATTCGATTTAAGAAAGAACTTCACGAACTTTACTATCTGTGAATCAAAATCGCTAAGTTTATAAAAAAGGAGTGTATTTATGCTTTTACAAGCACAAATACATTCCTTTTTATAACCCTAAATATAAAAGAGATTCTTTATTACACTAATAATGTTTTCACATCATAATTAAATTTTGCCGTTGTTTCCGCCGCAGTTTTTTGCCATTCTGTTGTTGCTGTACCATCTTTTTCAAGGAAGAATCCAGAATCAAGGTAGCGAATGATAATATAATTGGAATCTTTTTGATCAAAACCATTACCACGAGTGAAATCGATACCATGACCTGTATTGCGCGTTACGATAGATTCC
It encodes the following:
- a CDS encoding HpcH/HpaI aldolase family protein, whose protein sequence is MAMTKDFLHNQFKRNIEAGKLQYGVAQEIPSAEVAEILATTDYDWLFVDGEHGAHDIRSIVEIARTIEAYNMTPVVRIPEAGTGVLKQYLDSGIHNIIIPKVESGEEVEQIMYWASYAPRGNRGMGAGAVRAGRYGRITDYLERINDEMCILPQIESRKGIENLDAIASVEGIGGVFLGPIDLAVDMGHGLNIFHPEVEEAMEYAIKRIRELGVPVGTVALTPEQAKRFADLGASFLGLGADTQFLVQAADTTLATFKSGIGK
- a CDS encoding nitroreductase family protein encodes the protein MELFETMKKRASFRRFKDEIPSDDEINTILDAAYLAPHLGIHDMRLHVITNPELLAEAQVNGERFNQQNNPMYMYKAPVWILVSAIERTEGIPNTPYTAEMCKGNLYWTLGSLIQNMQLAATSIGLGSCAMNTTVVALRDNQELARKLGVPEGHMPIGSMILGYTDIPMKERVVKKELFPTDFIK
- a CDS encoding glutathione peroxidase; amino-acid sequence: MSVYNYSLINKNGQEQSLKDFEGKVLVIVNTASKCGFTPQYDGLEALYKQYKDKGLEIIAVPSNQFGEQEPGSNEEVQSFCKLNFGVTFPVMAKADVRGENVIDLFKYLTKEQGFKGFPASELTDMLTGHLNSIDPNYLKDDQVKWNFTKFVVDRKGNVVARFEPMAEPAEMEECIKSLL
- a CDS encoding ferritin-like domain-containing protein — translated: MNKQEIIKNLQQLVDALHAGAFNHEIHSHIFVAQGFSKLGEKYQEHAKEERDFAAKFINRIIDLGGKVEQNAQEAVPVCEEFKDYLAVEIKAQSEGVAMLGQCVKPENFDIASYELLKEYYLDEEEDLYWMEQQCELIERIGYQNYLVKQM